The DNA sequence caaattacaaaattatgaataacaAATGTTTCGTCTTGTTTAACAAAGAAACATAATAAAACGAAATGTAATTTTCGTTTTGCATTAACAATGGCAAAATGAACACATAAATGTAGACTATCTTAATTATGAGCAAGGGGAATAAGTTCTCCGTTTTTTGAAGACATAATAAAGAacaaattttcttttctttttttgccaaattttcaaataagaAAGAAGTCAGAAGTTAGGAGGACGTGGTCAGAAGGGAAGTTCAAGTTCGGTAGGGTTTTAACTTGgctggaaaaaaaataaaataaaataaaataaattaaaagaataaaataaattaagttaaaaaaataaaataaattaaaagaataaaataaaataataaaaaaataaattaaaaaaattaaaaattaaaaaaataaaaaagattaaaataaaaataacaacaaatacaaaaacaaaaacaaaagcaaaattaacgtaaaataaaataaaattagatcACATTATATTAGATAAAGAACACTAGCTCCTGGCATAATACAAAAGATGGATaaagtaagaaaaaaaaaaaaaaggacaaacatatagataataaaatGGCTAACACCACTCCAATTTATAGTTGACCAAATTTTAAGTCAGacatattaaaacaaaattacacACTAACAAGGtgtttctattttattttattttatttcttttcttttttttttttcttttgattaCTGCAAGTTCTGCGGAATTGTTTTTGCAGATATGGGAATAAGgtctttgtaaaaaataaaatcaatgCATCCACAGAAATTGGAAGTTTTGTTTGTGAACAAGGGCTCCTTTCCATTTATCTATGAAGTTGATTGAAAGGATGTACATAATATGCATAGAGGTACAAACGTGTGCGAATAAGTACACAAATATACGTGCAtgatgcatatatatatatatatatatatatatatatatatatatggatatatatatggagaTATGTTTGTACATACATTTGTATGTGCGTTTGTGCGAATGTTAGTGTTTCGCCTCTTTTGACAAGTATGGCTtgaccaaaaaaaaaaaaaaaaaaaatagtaaagtTTATTTTTCCCGTTTTGcggtacttttttttttttttttttatttattacttcATGAAATACACTTTTAAACGGGTCTAAGGTTAAAGATggaaaaatttgaaaaactTCGTTTTTCCTTAATTCAGCCTGATATGTGAATGTAAAAATGGGGTAACGTTACGTTGTGCTATATCTTCTTATATTTAAGCAAAgagattatatttttttatgcaccTTACCGGGTGCTCAGGGTGCGTCTGTGCAAGCATTCCAGTAGTTATTAGcctataatttaattttgaaaaaaaaaaaaaaaaatttgtaattgTTCTTAAGCTGAATTGTTAACGTTTTTATGCTATTACTCATATACGGCACTGCGGTGGGGGCCTGCAGATTCGCTCATCTGAGAAGGGTGAAAGAGGTTAACAAATCAATGGCAAATGTGTCATAAATACGTAGCAAATACGTAGCCATATACGCAGCAAATACGTAGCAAATACATTGCTAATGATTCGATATAACATAGACATGATATCGGCATACAGTTGAACCGAATCGAGGAAGTACCATGTGGGGGGTAGAGTTGAAATCCCCCATTAATAGCAAGGGGGGATGTGGAAAATCGCGTAGAGTTTCATGAACAAATTGAAAGAACTCCTTCACTATTAAGTATACATGAAATGCTTTTATATCAGGGTATAACGGATTCCAGTGTATATGACAGTTGCAAATCGCTAAGAGtacctttttgtttttgtacatatgtcaataaatagaaaaaagaattaagcAACGAAGTAAAAATTGGAgcaaaaaattgaaattaaataatgatgCGAAAAATGTAGCGTACAGATTGCACATTttgaatgtattattttatatatgccTACATCTGCACGTTGTAGTAGTATCATAGTGGCAGTACTGTTCCTTCTCTTGAGCTCCCTTATGAAAGCATCTTGTATCTATCATtcaataaacaaataaaaggaGTGTTATGTGTGCTAATAcgaaatgataaatatagcTACGTTGTAGAGAAATGGCCTTTCTTTGTTTACTTCACACTGATTTTCGGATGAACAGTTCATAAAATACTTCGAAACGGCGTTGTTCAGGTCAAAACGCCTTTCCCCTAATAATTTAAAGCTTTTCCTAAAAAAGGCGAAATGTTATCAGtgtgtattttattttactaatttATAAAACGAACTAGCTGAATAATCCAAATTCCGGcacttttcattattagtGCTCTCTCTTTTCCACTCCCGTTCATTTATTCTcaatttttctcatttttctttttttctgtgCATATTACTTATAAAGAACGCAGCAGTTGTTACTTGTTGCCTGTGCTATGCTTTGTGTTGGACCGTGGAAAATCAAATCATAATTTCGGCACTTATGTTTTAGTTGAGTCATCATAAACAAATTTACTTCCTAAAAAAAAGGCGGTTAAGTAGCGTCTATTGCTCTGTAGTCCTTTCATCTAATAGgttaacatttattttatattattcaatttttttatttttaaagcaGTGCACAAATGACCTACAAGCGTACTGTACTGTATgctactcttttttttttttttttttttttttttttctctccttACTTGTAAGCAGATAATGTCAAGCGAATTGTTAAACAACTTCGTGTATAACAAATTTTGGCGAGTAGTGCTATGGGTATACTCTACAGCATAACttgaaattttttccttaGCAGAATAACAGGCgctattaaaaatgttcattGTGCCTACGCGGATTTTTACTCCCGcacacatttttaaatacgCTTTTTAACACTAATGCGAAAGGGAGCATAGCGTAAGTGAGTGTTCACCAAAGGACAAGAATTAAATGCCCtagtttgtatatatatatatatatatatatatatatatacgagtGTGTGAATGAGCTCGTAtaggtaaaaatatatacatacatgtacagaTATATAACATGAGAACACCATGTCAAATCATAGCCCTATCCGTTCGGCTAATTTGAAATGTTGTACCATTACATTTAATTGCTGATTCAGCTTAACTGCTCTTAATTTTGCCATGCTTTAATGTTCTTCCTAACCGTTCATCATATTTCGCTTTATTTTACCACCCTATGTTGTACCGTGCTGTATTTTACTGCGCTGTATTATACTACTATATACTGTACTGTAGTGTActcaatttaatttttttttttttttttttttttttggcggCGGCTCATTTTTGATGTTATAAAATGGTAACATCTTGGCCATCATATAACACCTCATATACATGCGCATAGAAACATGAATGAATTTActcatatatgaatatatgacCATATGCACAAGTGCACATGGAtgcttataaaaattattctttcaCAGTTGCTTCAGTTATTGCTCATTCGCCAAATGTCAGAGGGCTTGCAGGATGTACTGTAAAAACATACATTACATAGCGCTACTAATGTAacactcttttttttttttgcacattTCTGAAGGAGCACAAACCGGCATATTAATAAGTgaatcatttttcttttatttttcttttcgctttgttttctctttcttttcgccttcttttctctttcttttctctttgttttctctttcttttcgctttgttttctctttcttttctctttcttttctctttcttttctctttcttttcgctttcttttctctttcttttctctttcttttcgctttcttttctctttcttttcgctttcttttctctttcttttctctttctttcgctttcttttctctttcttttctctttcttttctctttctttctctttcttttctttttttcgctttcttttctcttttttttctcttttttttttttttttcttttcttattttaacatattttttcctatttttttgtattttttctctttttctagGATGATGATGACCTGTTCAGGAAATAAATACTTGGCGTTAGTTAACTTTGTCAAATATTGTAAGAAGCATTACAGTCGGGTGAGCAGGAGTAGTAACCGCAGAAGGGGCAAAAACAATGGGGTAGCTATCACAGAGTCGAGAggaacatatacatatgatatAGACAAGAGCAGCAACAGTAACAGCAATAACAgaaataatagcaataacagcaataacagcaataatagtaacaataatagcaataacatcaataacagtaacaacagtaacagtaacaacagtaacaacagtaacagtaacaacaGTAACAACAGTAACATGTATAAAAAATCAGTATTTTACGAAGAGATTAATGATAAAAGGAATGCAGAAaacaatacaaatatattacaaataataaaaaacagccaaatagaaaatttcaatatttatgattgcactctttttttaaattatttaataaagaataaaaagaataaggCATTTAGCAATGAACTGAAACATGTTAACAAAATAAGATTAAGTTCATATCTGTATAAAGTGTCTATAtgcaaaataatgaaaaacattttaacaTTTGAGCCGAGATatgtttattcttttttcattaaattttccGAACTTCGAGATTTAAACTCAGTTGaatgtttatttttgcatatttacaATAGAcacttaaattatttttccctttattACTTAACtgaaattatgtataatattgcTATATTGAATTGTTCTTTTCCAAAAAATGCAGGAATTTTGAGGGAGTTTTTAGACTATCTAACATTAACCATtattaaggaaaataaaaatataaaaaattttgaaaaaaaaattaagaataaaataaacatacatcTTACGAATGATAGTAAAAAGcctgtttatataaaaagctttacaaataaaaaaaaaaggtacacACAAAAGTGCAGTAGTCAGGATTATGCTATCATTGCGGCATGTGAtcctattaatatatgttataccAAAGGAAAAGAGGAACATAGTGTACTACAACTACACGATGATAAGAACAAACAGATAGGAATTACAAAAGGGAATAAAAAAGTACGAATGAAATTTAACCTAGACTCCTTATCGAACGTTATGTTATATAAACTAATTTACGGTCttgcaaaaataaatcataataAAGAATTAGTTAAGGATCTCTTTGTTTTGTTAATACCATATCTACGATATcttattcaaaataaaaattatgtatattgcAAGGAGAGAAATgatattattgtaaaaattatatgggCGTTTGCTTTTCTACATATAAGGCATATTAATCTATTTCTTGATTTTTCCTTATGCCTCCAACTTATTCTACCAGAATTagaattaacatatattaaaattgctaaacaaatttatgaaaatttactCCTTTTTGATGAATTGTTATTGGATAAATTAGAACAAAGGATCAACCAGTTGGAAAATATTTCTCCTGAACAACAATTTTCTCAACCCAGAAAAAAgcaattcaaaaaaaagaaaaaacgagTAGCAATTACGGACGAAATTAAATTTAGTGTAAAGAAGCGAAAAAATTAAGCTGTCCAGAA is a window from the Plasmodium malariae genome assembly, chromosome: 2 genome containing:
- the PmUG01_02016500 gene encoding carbon catabolite repressor protein 4, putative, giving the protein MNIFNSACYSAKEKISSYAVEYTHSTTRQNLLYTKLFNNSLDIICLQEVNLFMMTQLKHKCRNYDLIFHGPTQSIAQATSNNCCVLYKKSFKLLGERRFDLNNAVSKYFMNCSSENQCEIQDAFIRELKRRNSTATMILLQRADVLLAICNCHIHWNPLYPDIKAFHVYLIVKEFFQFVHETLRDFPHPPLLLMGDFNSTPHMMSESAGPHRSAVYELITTGMLAQTHPEHPAELRKNEVFQIFPSLTLDPFKSVFHEINGKEPLFTNKTSNFCGCIDFIFYKDLIPISAKTIPQNLHQVKTLPNLNFPSDHVLLTSDFFLI
- the PmUG01_02016600 gene encoding conserved Plasmodium protein, unknown function; this translates as MMMTCSGNKYLALVNFVKYCKKHYSRVSRSSNRRRGKNNGVAITESRGTYTYDIDKSSNSNSNNRNNSNNSNNSNNSNNNSNNINNSNNSNSNNSNNSNSNNSNNSNMYKKSVFYEEINDKRNAENNTNILQIIKNSQIENFNIYDCTLFLNYLIKNKKNKAFSNELKHVNKIRLSSYLYKVSICKIMKNILTFEPRYVYSFFIKFSELRDLNSVECLFLHIYNRHLNYFSLYYLTEIMYNIAILNCSFPKNAGILREFLDYLTLTIIKENKNIKNFEKKIKNKINIHLTNDSKKPVYIKSFTNKKKRYTQKCSSQDYAIIAACDPINICYTKGKEEHSVLQLHDDKNKQIGITKGNKKVRMKFNLDSLSNVMLYKLIYGLAKINHNKELVKDLFVLLIPYLRYLIQNKNYVYCKERNDIIVKIIWAFAFLHIRHINLFLDFSLCLQLILPELELTYIKIAKQIYENLLLFDELLLDKLEQRINQLENISPEQQFSQPRKKQFKKKKKRVAITDEIKFSVKKRKN